One Gadus chalcogrammus isolate NIFS_2021 chromosome 7, NIFS_Gcha_1.0, whole genome shotgun sequence genomic window, CTATGGAAATGGGGAGGGCCCACTGACGGGGGATGGCCATGACAACCTCTTCACCGCGTTCAAACCGGAGGCTCTGAGCTCGCTGCCCGCGGTACACAGTGTGGgaaagagcctggagcgcggcgagcagctggtccaccgtgaagagctgactgggcatcggGGTGGCGGCAAGGACCGGCccgctgtgttgtctggagaggGTTTACCCGACAATACCAATATGACCAACCACATGCGTACCCAAACCGGCGAGAAGCCGTACGGGTGTGATCAATGCATGAAGCGCTTCACACAGAGCTCTCACCTgaaggtccacatgaggactcactccggggagaagccctacaggtgtgaccaatgcgtgaagcgcttcagtaCGAGCTCTCTCCTGAAGACCCACATGAGGAcccactccggggagaagccctacaggtgtgaccaatgcgtgaagTGCTTCAGTACGAGCTCTCACCTgaaggtccacatgaggactcactccggggagaagccctacaggtgtgaccaatgcgtgaagcgcttcgGTCGTAGTTACATCCTGAAGGTCCACATGAGgattcactccggggagaagccctacaggtgtaaccaatgcgtgaagcgcttcatTTCGAGCTCTctcctgaagatccacatgaggactcactccgaggagaagccctacaggtgtgaccaatgcgtgaagcgcttcagtaCGAGCTCTCACCTgaaggtccacatgaggactcactccggggagaagccctacaggtgtgaccaatgcgtgaagGGCTTCATTTCGAGCTCTCTCCTGAAGagacacatgaggactcactccggggagaagccctacagatgTAACCATTGCGTGAAGTGCTTCATTTCGAGCTCTctcctgaagatccacatgaggactcactccggggagaagccctacaggtgtaaccaatgcgtgaagtgcttcagtcagagcactcacctgaagatccacatgaggactcactccgaggagaagccctacaggtgtgaccaatgcgtgaagcgcttcagtaCGAGCTCTCACCTgaaggtccacatgaggactcactccggggagaagccctacaggtgtgaccaatgcgtgaagGGCTTCATTTCGAGCTCTCTCCTGAAGAGACAcgtgaggactcactccggggagaagccctacagatgTAACCATTGCGTGAAGTGCTTCATTTCGAGCTCTctcctgaagatccacatgaggactcactccggggagaagccctacaggtgtaaccaatgcgtgaagtgcttcagtcagagcactcacctgaagatccacatgaggactcactccggggagaagccctacaggtgtaaccaatgcgtgaagtgcttcagtcagagcactcacctgaagatccacatgaagactcactccggggagaagccctgaaGGTGCAACGCCAGCCTCAGTGACCCTAGCAATTTGCGTTggcacatgctcaagcacagAGGCAATGGGGTGCTTTGACACGGGCAATGGGACCTTTTAATTCACACCTGTATcctgtttttgtttaaatttgtctgctgtagttattttttattcatgattATAGACGCTTTCCAACTTTTCGTTCTTTTAGTTTACTCTTTTATTGTTGTAAACAATTGATTTCTGTGTGAAGGTGAGCAACGTGGCAATTTTAGGATtggccagaggagagaccaagttAAATTGCAATACACTGTGGGTAAAGTGGACTTGGCTGCAAGACAATTAAAGGATTCTACAACAAAGAAGTCACTAGATTGGCCAAAGTATCAGAATTGGTGGCTACAGTTGCAATGCCAAGTATAACAACACCTTTCATTTAGACAGGACGGGAGGTATATCTAGGTTCAAGGAGAATGTATAGAAATCCCTTTCAATTGGCTACatacaatatacaattgtatattATAATTAGGTCATGCATGCAACGCTCAATTTAGCTGCCAGCAGAAACGGTTGCATAATTTTGGATATTATCAGAATAATTTTAAGtttcataaaataatatttttaaaggtcccatagcatgctactttatggatgctttaatgtAGATATTAGTGGACCCCAAACGCGGTATTTGAAGCCGTTtttgaaattcagccgtggtgcagaattactgccactacgagccagtcgcacattgagctttccccaacgCACCATTTCGgagtctgtagctttaatgcaaatgaggagagaggtggttcaaggtggagggtgggggtgtggccctgagcagcttgctgcCACGGTTCCATGCGCTCCgattacagtggatgtatcgcaatggcgaggcgcacatagcctttggcagtgttctgtaaatattctagaacactccgggtgctccggggggagtcctggagctctacatctaaataatatattatacatggatatctatcaaataatatatattattacgaCCAAAAGCTGGGCCTCCAgaagatattatgaatcacaaacgactacgttgggttctctgaccctctggttcttccacgtccacatcaatctgaaatagactgaaccacgacatggagaagaaagggtTTGTTGAGCGCGGTTGTCTCACGctggagcctcgctgccgagggaccaccttCTCGGCAGtggtcagcgcttaggcaccactgcctcctgcagcgggcagcgccgacacggtggtccctcggcagcgggaagagGGGCTCAAGCAGGGGATAtttgcgggcaacaatccctttctcctccatgtcgtggttcatgtacgcCCACTacaagtctcgttgtggaaataccagaaacgagagtctgacgtgttatgtGCCATAACAGGGTTCCCGCggatccttaaaaagtcttaagtcttaaattcataaaTCAAAAAATAAGGCCTTAAATAgcattaaaaagtcttaaatccATCTTTCAAAAGTcttaaaaatgtttacacattGTAAGTAGGATTTTATGATTGTAATTAGTCTCAAATCTAAGAAAGAATGCTtaacattttttatatatataaattagggctgtaacgatacgcgtatcgaaaccaaaatcgcgacactcaaagccaagggaaagtgaagggaaaagaaaaaaccataatgcagaaggcaattcttttttattgtctcaggttgtaccacctagtgtcatacagtctctcccctgagctagctgcaacagCCTGAACTGTGTAATCGAAgatttaaacagtaaacaatagggctgtaacgatacgagtatcgaaatcgcgacactcaaagccaagAACCTGTTTCGCGGtttgagaaggcagaagcgcgatacgccctttctaactctccggtcaaattgtccgattgaaatttgctaataatttgtctaaataatagtctgctcaCAGCGCCCCttcttatcgatgccgtaagtttGCGCCGAGATGCCCAGTGATGAccgctctccgtggctacggaggatttaatttctccacagccg contains:
- the LOC130385225 gene encoding zinc finger protein 431-like isoform X1; the encoded protein is MSPCGPTLEEQLSSIMDVLAKGAVSEISQLFLEGSATIRLQLTRSMKENQALRRRMKVMRCKIFSLRLQTRSNASCAARHFALARAIVCKPQTKPLGNEHCDDFGDRSTQRGAPSDGLHVDAPGSSHLSSHSEELRILSVHGKGEGPLALHSHDDLFTASKQEALSSLSTEHSVVKSLEHGEQLVPREELTGQQTPDTFLIKDEEDIGGGMPAVEDCDDFGDRRTQRDTTSESLYAPGSSHMSSHSEQLRILSVHGKGEGPLVLDGHDTLFTASERDAKNSLSADHSVVKSLERGEQLVRREELTGQPQTPDTILIKDEEDIGGGMPAVEDCDDFGDCSTQHGATLDNLHSPGSSHMSSNNRELRILSVYGNGEGPLTGDGHDNLFTAFKPEALSSLPAVHSVGKSLERGEQLVHREELTGHRGGGKDRPAVLSGEGLPDNTNMTNHMRTQTGEKPYGCDQCMKRFTQSSHLKVHMRTHSGEKPYRCDQCVKRFSTSSLLKTHMRTHSGEKPYRCDQCVKCFSTSSHLKVHMRTHSGEKPYRCDQCVKRFGRSYILKVHMRIHSGEKPYRCNQCVKRFISSSLLKIHMRTHSEEKPYRCDQCVKRFSTSSHLKVHMRTHSGEKPYRCDQCVKGFISSSLLKRHMRTHSGEKPYRCNHCVKCFISSSLLKIHMRTHSGEKPYRCNQCVKCFSQSTHLKIHMRTHSEEKPYRCDQCVKRFSTSSHLKVHMRTHSGEKPYRCDQCVKGFISSSLLKRHVRTHSGEKPYRCNHCVKCFISSSLLKIHMRTHSGEKPYRCNQCVKCFSQSTHLKIHMRTHSGEKPYRCNQCVKCFSQSTHLKIHMKTHSGEKP